One genomic region from Stackebrandtia nassauensis DSM 44728 encodes:
- a CDS encoding YczE/YyaS/YitT family protein — MTAPAATRRLTTLGPIAQLRAGRLPRRLSQLYIGLVLYGASLALMVRGDLGLSPWDVFHSGLIRHIPLTLGQAVVVMSFVVLLAWIPLREKPGLGTISNAIVIGLAADGVLAILDRPDALYARIGLLVAGVLLNGVATAAYIGSQFGRGPRDGLMIGLHRVTGRSIRLVRTLMEIAVVLAGLALGGVLGVGTVLYALAIGPLSQLMLPWFTVALPGEDATEPEPQRN, encoded by the coding sequence ATGACCGCTCCCGCAGCCACCCGACGTCTGACCACCCTCGGCCCGATCGCGCAACTGCGCGCCGGGCGACTGCCCCGCCGCCTCAGCCAGCTCTACATCGGACTGGTCCTGTACGGCGCCTCGCTGGCGCTGATGGTTCGCGGCGACCTCGGCCTGTCACCCTGGGACGTCTTCCACTCCGGCCTGATCCGGCACATCCCGCTGACGCTGGGCCAGGCGGTCGTGGTGATGAGCTTCGTGGTGCTGCTGGCCTGGATCCCGTTGCGGGAGAAGCCCGGCCTGGGAACGATCTCCAACGCCATCGTCATCGGTCTCGCCGCCGACGGCGTACTGGCCATACTGGACCGACCCGACGCCCTGTACGCCCGGATCGGGCTCCTGGTCGCGGGAGTGTTGCTCAACGGTGTCGCCACCGCGGCGTACATCGGCAGCCAGTTCGGCCGGGGACCGCGCGACGGTCTCATGATCGGACTGCACCGCGTGACCGGACGCTCGATCAGACTGGTGCGCACCCTGATGGAGATCGCGGTGGTGCTGGCCGGACTCGCGCTCGGCGGAGTGCTCGGCGTCGGCACCGTCCTGTACGCCCTGGCGATCGGCCCGCTGTCGCAACTGATGCTGCCGTGGTTCACCGTCGCGCTGCCCGGTGAGGACGCCACCGAGCCTGAGCCGCAACGGAACTGA
- a CDS encoding cellulose binding domain-containing protein, translated as MRTSSRLAALLVLALLTSFALAAPAHAAATTASFTKTSDWGSGYEGKITINNASSSAIDGWKVEFDLSSGSSVGTYWDALHTKSGDRNTFTHREYNRNIAAGATVSFGFIVSGTATPTNCTINGASCGGGGDPGAPSAPTGLRSTGTTNSSISLSWTASGGSVTGYRVYEGGSVKTTVSGTSATISGLATCSSHTYTVAAYNGSGESAKSAPVSATTSGCTGGGTMKAAPYLYMGWGNPPSPSTVMNATGIKYFTMAFILSSGGCNPAWDGQRPLQGSADATAISQIKAAGGDIIPSIGGWSGNKLGPNCSSAEALAGAYQKVIDAYNLKAIDVDIENTDEFENATVQDRILGALKIVKQNNPGIKTILTFGTTTSGPNSWGNRLIQRAAELNANVDVFTIMPFDFNGGANMYQNTVNASEGLKNSLKTSFGWSDSVAYSRMGISGMNGLSDQQELTSPSTWNQITQWAKSKGLSRLAFWAVNRDRPCPGGGVVSHCSGIDQQQWEFTKITAGF; from the coding sequence ATGCGAACATCATCGCGTCTGGCGGCGCTACTCGTGCTCGCCCTCCTCACCTCCTTCGCCCTGGCGGCCCCGGCCCACGCCGCCGCGACCACCGCGTCCTTCACCAAGACCTCCGACTGGGGTTCGGGTTACGAAGGCAAGATCACCATCAACAACGCGTCCTCCTCGGCCATCGACGGCTGGAAGGTCGAGTTCGACCTGTCGTCCGGTTCCTCGGTCGGCACCTACTGGGACGCCCTGCACACCAAGTCCGGCGACCGCAACACCTTCACCCACCGCGAGTACAACCGCAACATCGCCGCGGGTGCCACGGTCAGCTTCGGCTTCATCGTCAGCGGCACGGCGACCCCGACCAACTGCACCATCAACGGCGCCTCCTGTGGCGGAGGCGGCGATCCCGGCGCGCCCAGCGCCCCCACCGGGCTGCGGTCGACCGGCACCACCAACTCCTCGATCAGTCTGTCGTGGACGGCCTCCGGCGGCAGCGTCACCGGTTACCGCGTCTACGAGGGCGGTTCCGTGAAGACCACGGTCTCGGGCACCTCCGCGACCATCTCGGGACTGGCCACCTGCTCGTCGCACACCTACACCGTCGCGGCCTACAACGGCTCGGGCGAATCGGCCAAGAGCGCACCCGTCAGCGCCACCACCAGCGGCTGCACCGGCGGCGGGACCATGAAGGCCGCGCCGTACCTCTACATGGGATGGGGCAACCCGCCCAGCCCGTCGACGGTCATGAACGCCACCGGCATCAAGTACTTCACGATGGCGTTCATCCTGTCCTCCGGTGGCTGCAACCCGGCCTGGGACGGACAGCGGCCGTTGCAGGGCAGCGCCGACGCGACCGCGATCTCGCAGATCAAGGCCGCCGGTGGCGACATCATCCCGTCCATCGGCGGTTGGAGCGGCAACAAGCTGGGGCCCAACTGTTCCAGCGCCGAAGCGCTCGCCGGGGCCTACCAGAAGGTGATCGACGCCTACAACCTCAAGGCCATCGACGTCGACATCGAGAACACCGACGAGTTCGAGAACGCCACGGTGCAGGACCGCATCCTGGGCGCGCTGAAGATCGTCAAGCAGAACAACCCCGGGATCAAGACGATCCTGACCTTCGGCACCACCACCAGCGGACCCAACAGCTGGGGCAACCGGCTGATCCAGCGAGCCGCCGAACTCAACGCCAATGTGGACGTGTTCACCATCATGCCGTTCGACTTCAACGGCGGCGCGAACATGTACCAGAACACCGTCAACGCCTCCGAGGGACTGAAGAACTCGCTCAAGACCTCCTTCGGCTGGTCCGACTCGGTGGCGTACTCGCGGATGGGGATCTCGGGCATGAACGGCCTGTCCGACCAGCAGGAGCTCACCAGCCCCAGCACCTGGAACCAGATCACCCAGTGGGCCAAGTCCAAGGGCCTGTCGCGGCTGGCGTTCTGGGCGGTCAACCGGGACCGGCCGTGCCCGGGCGGCGGCGTGGTGTCGCACTGCAGCGGCATCGACCAGCAGCAGTGGGAGTTCACCAAGATCACCGCGGGGTTCTGA
- a CDS encoding carboxymuconolactone decarboxylase family protein gives MTATSRFSNPVALIPALADITAAVNKVNADGTLPQTTVDLLQLRVGQILGSAYFTVRVLRQSEDTAERLGAVATWREAPCFTEAERAALALAEAVHTPNPSGDRVSDEVYAEAAKHYDERELVTLTSVLGQMGFYIPLALIGQPIPGVAPAEQWQN, from the coding sequence ATGACCGCCACTTCCCGTTTCTCCAACCCCGTCGCGTTGATTCCCGCGCTCGCCGACATCACGGCCGCGGTCAACAAGGTCAACGCCGACGGCACACTGCCGCAGACCACTGTCGACCTGTTGCAGTTGCGCGTCGGGCAGATCCTGGGCAGCGCCTACTTCACCGTCCGCGTGCTGCGACAGTCCGAGGACACCGCCGAACGGCTCGGCGCCGTGGCCACCTGGCGGGAGGCACCGTGTTTCACCGAGGCCGAACGGGCCGCGCTCGCGCTCGCCGAGGCCGTCCACACGCCGAACCCGTCCGGGGACCGGGTATCCGACGAGGTGTACGCCGAGGCCGCGAAGCACTACGACGAGCGGGAACTCGTCACGCTCACCAGTGTGCTCGGCCAGATGGGGTTCTACATCCCGCTGGCCCTCATCGGTCAGCCGATCCCGGGTGTCGCCCCCGCCGAGCAGTGGCAGAACTAG
- a CDS encoding dihydrofolate reductase family protein, with translation MRELVYTGFMSLDGVVDSPGGGPGEEHRGGGWVVKDVEFLPEAFALKEEELADTTALLFGRRSYEAFAPVWRDSEDHAAYKDLPKYVLSTTLTEDALVDGWGPTTILRSDDELAELKRGDGGAIFIHGSAELARRLSEAGLIDRYNLLVFPVLLGAGKSLFSRADLDKRVLRLRESEAYPNGVLKVIYALSA, from the coding sequence ATGCGTGAACTGGTCTATACGGGGTTCATGTCGCTCGACGGCGTCGTGGACTCGCCGGGCGGTGGGCCGGGCGAGGAACACCGCGGCGGTGGCTGGGTGGTCAAGGACGTCGAGTTCCTGCCCGAGGCGTTCGCGCTCAAGGAGGAGGAGCTCGCGGACACCACGGCGTTGCTGTTCGGCCGCCGTAGCTACGAGGCGTTCGCGCCGGTGTGGCGCGACTCCGAGGACCACGCCGCCTACAAGGATCTGCCCAAGTACGTGCTGTCGACGACCCTGACCGAGGACGCCCTCGTCGACGGCTGGGGGCCGACGACAATCCTGCGTTCGGACGACGAACTCGCCGAACTCAAGCGCGGCGACGGCGGCGCGATCTTCATCCACGGCAGTGCCGAACTGGCCCGGCGGCTGTCCGAGGCGGGCCTGATCGACCGCTACAACCTGCTCGTGTTCCCGGTCCTGCTCGGTGCCGGGAAGAGCCTGTTCAGCAGGGCCGACCTGGACAAGCGGGTGTTGCGGCTGCGGGAGTCCGAGGCTTACCCCAACGGGGTCCTGAAGGTGATCTACGCGCTCAGCGCCTGA
- a CDS encoding activator of HSP90 ATPase, translated as MDHENVSATLMVAAPAATVFTVLADPQTHAAMDGTGRVQEPLDREPLSEVGQVFRMNMYHPDHPDGNYQTANKLHVFDFPRAIGWYTGYDPKGDGQLEFGGWFWRYDLAPLSLSQTEVTLTYDWSQVPQRIREYINFPPFGPEHFTDSLRHLAALAAPTTPSGASEPT; from the coding sequence ATGGACCACGAGAACGTAAGCGCCACCCTGATGGTGGCGGCGCCCGCCGCGACGGTGTTCACGGTGCTGGCCGACCCGCAGACCCACGCGGCGATGGACGGCACCGGACGGGTGCAGGAACCGCTCGACCGGGAGCCGCTGTCCGAAGTCGGACAGGTCTTCCGGATGAACATGTACCACCCCGACCATCCCGACGGGAACTACCAGACGGCCAACAAGCTCCACGTGTTCGACTTCCCGCGCGCCATCGGCTGGTACACCGGCTACGATCCCAAGGGCGACGGGCAGCTGGAGTTCGGCGGCTGGTTCTGGCGCTACGACCTGGCGCCACTGAGCCTGTCGCAGACCGAGGTGACGCTCACCTACGACTGGTCACAAGTGCCGCAACGCATCCGCGAGTACATCAACTTCCCGCCGTTCGGCCCCGAGCACTTCACCGACTCGCTGCGTCACCTGGCCGCGCTCGCCGCGCCGACTACCCCTTCCGGGGCGAGTGAGCCGACGTGA
- a CDS encoding helix-turn-helix domain-containing protein, whose protein sequence is MGLRFETRASDSPWVDSVWTCTSERVTEMTSVAAVRWGLVFWQRDGRAYAAITGPETGTATAPVPEGASFVGVEFAVGTSLRAVPTPSLVDGGVELPDTTRGSFRLDGHRWETPGPDDIEALVDRLVRSGTVVRDPLVAEVLRGHRPEVSGRTAERRFRAATGLTHGTVRQVERVRSAAVALAAGERVADVVHRLGYFDEPHLARALRRYVGRTARQLREGPGGAIALDLDQALSA, encoded by the coding sequence GTGGGACTGCGGTTCGAGACTCGTGCGTCCGACTCGCCGTGGGTCGACAGCGTGTGGACCTGCACCAGTGAGCGGGTCACCGAGATGACCTCCGTCGCGGCGGTGCGCTGGGGATTGGTGTTCTGGCAGCGCGACGGTCGCGCGTACGCCGCGATCACCGGCCCCGAGACCGGAACCGCGACCGCGCCGGTGCCGGAGGGCGCGAGCTTCGTCGGCGTCGAGTTCGCCGTCGGGACTTCGCTGCGGGCCGTGCCGACGCCGAGCCTTGTCGATGGTGGCGTTGAACTTCCCGACACCACGCGCGGCAGTTTCCGGCTGGACGGCCACCGCTGGGAGACACCCGGCCCCGACGACATCGAGGCGCTGGTCGATCGGCTCGTCCGATCCGGGACCGTGGTGCGCGACCCGCTGGTCGCCGAGGTCCTGCGCGGCCACCGTCCCGAGGTGTCCGGCCGCACCGCCGAGCGCCGGTTCCGGGCGGCGACCGGGCTCACCCACGGGACCGTCCGGCAGGTCGAACGGGTGCGTTCGGCGGCGGTGGCGCTGGCGGCCGGTGAACGGGTCGCCGACGTCGTCCACCGGCTCGGCTACTTCGACGAGCCGCACCTGGCCCGGGCGCTGCGCCGCTATGTCGGGCGCACCGCGCGGCAACTGCGCGAGGGCCCGGGCGGCGCGATCGCCCTGGACCTGGATCAGGCGCTGAGCGCGTAG
- a CDS encoding erythromycin esterase family protein yields the protein MFDDWLREHVHALDTTDPAAPLDDLEPLRELVGEARVVAVGENSHFIAEFAALRQRVLRFLVERCGFTIFGFEYGFSEGFAVADWVRGDVDDLPSHVDAELPLGLDGPLHWLREHGSGVRFVGIDIPEAGGSLLPALRPVAGYLQGIDPDAAVFAEQAIAIAERVARPSAAAGAPAWARLDPSEQDALTAALARLLNRFRAAKALYVDRTDEYGYAVNLRRVEGAFVADYQIRAMAALFAGGGLVADTTARDVYMAESVRWHLEHARPGERMLLAAHNAHIQKAPVSYGGQLSAFPMGFHLAEMFGSDYVALALTSMAGHTAEMELDESAHFGFVVDEQPLAPPEAGSVEAALTSAPLSLAALRGAPEGGPDRIRMHAGYLQLPVAAAFDGVVCVPESTVAANARYLKSS from the coding sequence ATGTTCGACGACTGGCTGCGCGAGCACGTCCACGCGCTGGACACCACCGATCCGGCGGCCCCGTTGGACGACCTGGAACCGCTGCGCGAGCTCGTCGGCGAGGCCCGGGTGGTCGCCGTCGGCGAGAACTCCCACTTCATCGCCGAGTTCGCCGCGCTGCGGCAGCGGGTGCTGCGCTTCCTCGTGGAACGCTGCGGCTTCACGATCTTCGGCTTCGAGTACGGCTTCAGTGAGGGCTTCGCCGTGGCCGACTGGGTCCGCGGCGACGTCGACGACCTGCCGTCCCATGTCGACGCCGAACTGCCGCTGGGCCTGGACGGGCCGCTGCACTGGCTGCGCGAGCACGGTTCCGGGGTCCGGTTCGTCGGCATCGACATCCCCGAGGCGGGCGGATCGCTGCTGCCCGCGCTGCGCCCGGTGGCCGGGTACCTCCAGGGCATCGACCCCGACGCGGCGGTCTTCGCCGAGCAGGCCATCGCGATCGCCGAACGGGTCGCACGCCCCTCGGCGGCGGCCGGTGCCCCGGCGTGGGCCCGGCTCGATCCGTCCGAACAGGACGCGCTGACGGCGGCCCTGGCCCGCCTGCTGAACCGGTTCCGCGCCGCCAAGGCGCTGTACGTCGACCGCACCGACGAGTACGGCTACGCGGTGAACCTGCGGCGGGTGGAGGGTGCGTTCGTCGCCGACTACCAGATCCGGGCCATGGCGGCCCTTTTCGCCGGTGGCGGCCTGGTCGCCGACACCACCGCCCGCGACGTCTACATGGCCGAATCGGTGCGCTGGCACCTGGAGCACGCCCGGCCCGGCGAGCGGATGCTGCTGGCGGCGCACAACGCCCACATCCAGAAGGCCCCGGTCAGTTACGGCGGCCAACTGTCGGCGTTCCCCATGGGTTTCCACCTGGCGGAGATGTTCGGCTCCGACTATGTCGCGTTGGCGCTGACCAGCATGGCGGGTCACACGGCGGAGATGGAGCTGGACGAGTCGGCGCACTTCGGTTTCGTGGTGGACGAACAACCCCTGGCCCCGCCCGAGGCGGGCAGCGTCGAAGCGGCCCTGACCTCGGCGCCGTTGTCGCTGGCCGCGCTGCGGGGAGCCCCCGAAGGCGGTCCCGACCGGATCCGGATGCACGCCGGTTATCTCCAGCTGCCGGTCGCGGCGGCGTTCGACGGGGTTGTGTGCGTGCCGGAATCCACAGTGGCGGCGAACGCGCGGTACCTCAAATCGTCCTGA
- a CDS encoding carbohydrate-binding protein — protein MTGNPESPDERPGDAEPRRGITRKHLLNTAAVAVPASFLVGAAPAQADSDQSGKRLSPTPSCDDGDDPTPPQTEGPYFKPNSPERTTMLDGPGTRLVLTGIAFGLDCQRLPDVLLDFWMADTYGQYDNVTYRFRGHQYTAGDGSFTLTTIVPGLYPGRTRHIHVKAQAPGKPVLTTQLYFPGEPGNNTDPIFDARLLMDVRTVGSGKEASFEFVLNVDGGPGEPGGTWRSGTSYKAGDKVTYNGTQYQCQIAHTAQPGWEPPSTPALWRRV, from the coding sequence ATGACCGGCAATCCCGAATCGCCCGACGAACGCCCCGGCGACGCCGAACCGCGCCGGGGCATCACCCGCAAACACCTGCTCAACACGGCGGCGGTCGCGGTGCCCGCCTCGTTCCTGGTCGGCGCCGCCCCCGCCCAGGCCGACAGCGACCAGTCCGGCAAGCGGCTGTCCCCCACCCCCTCGTGCGACGACGGCGACGACCCGACCCCGCCGCAGACCGAGGGACCGTACTTCAAACCCAACTCGCCCGAACGCACCACGATGCTCGACGGGCCCGGCACCCGGCTGGTGCTCACCGGGATCGCCTTCGGGCTCGACTGTCAGCGACTGCCCGACGTCCTGCTCGACTTCTGGATGGCCGACACGTACGGCCAGTACGACAACGTGACCTATCGGTTCCGCGGCCACCAGTACACCGCCGGGGACGGCTCGTTCACTCTCACCACGATCGTCCCCGGCCTGTATCCCGGTCGCACCAGGCATATCCACGTCAAGGCGCAGGCGCCCGGCAAACCCGTCCTCACCACCCAGCTGTACTTCCCCGGCGAACCGGGCAACAACACCGACCCGATCTTCGACGCCCGGCTGCTGATGGACGTGCGCACCGTCGGCAGCGGCAAGGAGGCGAGCTTCGAGTTCGTCCTCAATGTCGACGGCGGCCCCGGCGAACCCGGCGGCACCTGGCGTTCGGGGACCTCCTACAAGGCCGGTGACAAGGTCACCTACAACGGCACCCAGTACCAGTGCCAGATCGCCCACACCGCCCAGCCCGGCTGGGAACCACCGTCGACACCCGCGTTGTGGCGCCGGGTCTGA
- a CDS encoding glycoside hydrolase family 43 protein yields MSARDVMWLIIAADCLPAEPEFASLALKPTEEESEPPMFTSALSFVRRRKVLAIGVVVAVAASTVACIGLGAVTQAEDAQTKAAKVQKVIDKNFADPEVIKVGNRYYAYATNNKRNLPVATADKPRGPWKFTGADGMPKLGAWAKPGRTWAPDVSRRPDGSFLLYYTAHHAKSGQQCIGAATASKPEGPFTAVGNAPLVCPTKQGGAIDAGSYSEGGKHWIMYKAENNVIGKPPVIYMHQTGPKGLKLLGKRFAILRNDRAVERGIIEAPVMVKRGGNYILFYAGDHFARNTYFTGYAVAKKITGPFKKADKPLLSMKGLGGAVKGPGGADVVTGPNGVDHIFFHGLVGKARHMYRAELGWVKGRPVLR; encoded by the coding sequence GTGTCGGCGCGCGATGTGATGTGGCTCATAATCGCGGCCGATTGTCTGCCCGCGGAGCCGGAGTTCGCGTCTCTAGCACTGAAGCCCACCGAGGAAGAAAGTGAACCGCCGATGTTCACCAGTGCGTTGTCATTCGTCCGTCGCCGTAAGGTTCTGGCCATCGGGGTCGTGGTCGCCGTGGCCGCGTCCACAGTAGCCTGTATCGGTCTGGGCGCGGTCACCCAAGCCGAGGACGCCCAGACCAAGGCCGCCAAGGTTCAGAAGGTCATCGACAAGAACTTCGCCGACCCCGAGGTCATCAAGGTCGGCAACCGGTACTACGCCTACGCCACCAACAACAAGCGGAACCTGCCGGTGGCCACTGCGGACAAACCGCGCGGTCCGTGGAAGTTCACCGGCGCCGACGGGATGCCGAAACTCGGCGCCTGGGCCAAACCCGGACGCACCTGGGCGCCGGACGTGTCCCGTCGCCCCGACGGCAGCTTCCTGCTCTACTACACCGCGCACCACGCCAAGTCGGGCCAGCAGTGCATCGGCGCGGCCACCGCGTCCAAACCGGAGGGACCCTTCACCGCGGTGGGGAACGCGCCGCTGGTGTGTCCCACCAAGCAGGGCGGCGCGATCGACGCGGGCAGCTACTCCGAGGGCGGCAAGCACTGGATCATGTACAAGGCCGAGAACAACGTGATCGGCAAGCCGCCTGTCATCTACATGCACCAGACCGGCCCCAAAGGACTGAAGCTCCTCGGTAAGCGGTTCGCGATTCTGCGCAACGACCGGGCCGTGGAACGCGGCATCATCGAGGCGCCGGTGATGGTCAAGCGCGGCGGCAACTACATCCTCTTCTACGCGGGCGACCATTTCGCGCGCAACACCTACTTCACCGGTTACGCGGTCGCCAAGAAGATCACCGGGCCGTTCAAGAAGGCCGACAAGCCGCTGCTGAGCATGAAGGGCCTGGGTGGGGCCGTGAAGGGACCCGGTGGCGCCGACGTGGTGACCGGCCCCAACGGTGTCGACCACATCTTCTTCCACGGCCTGGTCGGCAAGGCCCGGCATATGTACCGGGCCGAGTTGGGTTGGGTCAAGGGCCGTCCGGTGCTACGCTGA
- a CDS encoding AAA family ATPase, translating to MDGQVARDELIEALARLIARRRRDGVLRVAVDGPDAAGKTTLADELAPRIPAPATVIRAGIDSFHRPRAERLRRGGLSPEGCYHDTFDYDALRRQLLEPLGPNGDRRYRTAVFDHREDRPLDEPLRLAPPGSVLICDGVFLLRPQLRHHWDLRVLLDIDEDEIERRALERDASMMGGADVVRERYRRRYLPAQRLYRAEAAPERFADVLIDNNQPATPRVLAWPK from the coding sequence GTGGACGGTCAGGTGGCGCGGGACGAACTGATCGAGGCGCTCGCCCGACTCATCGCGCGGCGCCGCCGGGACGGCGTCCTGCGGGTGGCGGTGGACGGCCCCGACGCGGCGGGCAAGACCACCCTCGCCGACGAACTCGCGCCCCGGATTCCGGCGCCCGCCACCGTGATCCGGGCCGGAATCGACAGTTTCCACCGGCCCCGGGCCGAGCGACTGCGACGCGGCGGCCTGTCTCCCGAAGGCTGCTACCACGACACCTTCGACTACGACGCGCTGCGGCGACAGCTGCTGGAACCGCTGGGCCCCAACGGAGACCGCCGGTACCGCACCGCCGTGTTCGACCACCGCGAGGACCGGCCGCTGGACGAACCACTCCGGCTCGCGCCGCCCGGGTCGGTGCTGATCTGCGACGGGGTCTTCCTGCTGCGGCCGCAACTGCGCCACCACTGGGACCTGCGCGTCCTCCTCGACATCGACGAGGACGAGATCGAGCGGCGGGCCCTGGAACGCGACGCGTCCATGATGGGCGGAGCCGACGTGGTCCGGGAACGCTATCGCCGTCGTTACCTGCCCGCGCAACGCCTCTACCGCGCCGAGGCGGCTCCCGAGCGATTCGCCGACGTGCTCATCGACAACAACCAACCCGCCACACCGCGCGTGCTGGCCTGGCCGAAGTGA
- a CDS encoding alpha/beta fold hydrolase: MTVSDDKPRTDDDLHVRQDGPRHAPALLLIHGSASSTRSWDQLVPLLTGVHHVIRVDLLGHGRSAKPDDGYEISEQARRVGETLDRLGVDEAIVVGHSSGGYTATALAERRPELVTALALINTGPSLDAFIAPNFALDPSQWPPTDEQLRQLASTGFGRADFPVPTELLDEVRAMTYHSLTRTMGASLEYLKRQVIPQRLTVVGKPLLVVYGEQDRRWRPSDFDDYRAVPGARVEMLTGVGHTPIIEDPPRTAETLLAFTSAHSPRKG; the protein is encoded by the coding sequence TCCCGCGCTGCTGCTCATCCACGGTTCCGCGTCCTCGACCCGCTCGTGGGACCAGCTGGTTCCGCTGCTGACCGGAGTCCATCACGTCATCCGCGTCGACCTGCTCGGGCACGGCCGGTCGGCCAAACCGGACGATGGCTACGAGATCTCCGAGCAGGCGCGCCGAGTGGGGGAGACGCTGGACCGTCTCGGCGTCGATGAGGCCATAGTGGTCGGACACTCCAGCGGCGGCTACACCGCCACCGCGCTGGCCGAGCGGCGGCCCGAACTGGTGACGGCGCTGGCGCTCATCAACACCGGCCCCAGCCTGGACGCCTTCATCGCGCCGAACTTCGCCCTCGACCCTTCGCAGTGGCCGCCCACCGACGAGCAGCTGCGGCAGCTGGCGAGCACCGGCTTCGGCCGAGCCGACTTCCCGGTCCCGACCGAACTGCTCGACGAGGTGCGCGCCATGACGTACCACTCGTTGACGCGGACGATGGGCGCGTCGCTCGAATACCTGAAGCGACAGGTGATCCCGCAGCGACTGACCGTCGTGGGCAAACCGCTGCTGGTCGTTTACGGCGAGCAGGATCGGCGCTGGCGTCCGTCCGATTTCGACGACTACCGTGCCGTACCGGGCGCGCGGGTCGAGATGCTGACCGGCGTCGGGCACACGCCGATCATCGAGGACCCGCCCCGTACCGCCGAAACGCTGCTGGCCTTCACGTCGGCTCACTCGCCCCGGAAGGGGTAG
- a CDS encoding PLP-dependent aminotransferase family protein, producing the protein MSRTLTAARVTTLVGDFDRSPAYLGLADALRLLIGDGRIPLDTRLPSERELTGALGVSRTTVTRAYAELRSSGYAAARHGSGTYTRLPGGRARIRDNALLPYAGDENAIDLNCAAGSAPPGVATAYAEAAAELPAHLAGHGYFPAGLPRLQASIAATFDARGLPTRPDQIMVTPGALTATAIVAKAFTGPRDRALIESPVYPNATQAIRNSGVRLVPSPVDPEGWDLDAIGELLRQTRPTLAYLIPDFQNPTGRLMSAEDRERYAAHLRGSGTLAVVDEAHQFLALDGQEMPPPFAVYAPGTVTIGSASKSFWGGLRLGWIRAADSAQMLAFTRARVGLDLGAPVLEQLALVQLLRDPEPVLTAHRDRLRQQRNRLLAALAEHLPDWRFVRPGGGLSVWCQLPERGATALAAEAEQRGVLLAPGPIFAAEGGLDRFIRIPWTAPADLLEEAIRRLAEAWKVVDAAPTPRPRLVVA; encoded by the coding sequence ATGAGCCGCACCCTCACCGCCGCCCGGGTCACCACACTCGTGGGCGACTTCGACCGTTCCCCGGCGTACCTCGGCCTGGCCGACGCGCTGCGACTGCTGATCGGCGACGGCCGGATCCCGCTCGACACCAGGCTTCCCAGCGAACGTGAACTCACCGGAGCGCTGGGTGTCTCGCGCACCACCGTGACCCGCGCCTACGCCGAGCTTCGCTCCAGCGGCTACGCGGCGGCCCGGCACGGCTCGGGGACTTACACCCGGCTGCCCGGCGGCCGGGCCCGGATCCGGGACAACGCGCTGCTGCCCTACGCCGGGGACGAGAACGCCATCGATCTCAACTGCGCCGCGGGTTCGGCACCGCCGGGAGTGGCCACCGCCTACGCCGAGGCGGCGGCCGAGCTGCCCGCCCACCTGGCCGGACACGGCTACTTCCCCGCCGGGCTACCGCGACTGCAGGCCAGCATCGCCGCGACCTTCGACGCCCGGGGCCTGCCGACCCGGCCCGACCAGATCATGGTGACCCCCGGGGCGTTGACGGCGACGGCGATCGTGGCCAAGGCGTTCACCGGCCCTCGCGACCGGGCCCTGATCGAGAGCCCGGTGTACCCCAACGCCACCCAGGCGATCCGCAACTCCGGCGTCCGGCTCGTCCCCTCCCCCGTCGACCCGGAGGGGTGGGACCTCGACGCCATCGGCGAACTGCTGCGGCAGACCCGGCCGACCCTGGCCTACCTGATCCCGGACTTCCAGAACCCGACCGGTCGGCTGATGAGTGCCGAGGACCGGGAACGGTACGCCGCCCACCTGCGCGGCTCGGGCACCCTGGCGGTGGTGGACGAGGCGCACCAGTTCCTGGCCCTCGACGGTCAGGAGATGCCGCCGCCGTTCGCGGTCTACGCCCCCGGCACGGTCACCATCGGCTCGGCGAGCAAGTCGTTCTGGGGTGGACTGCGGCTCGGCTGGATCCGCGCGGCCGACTCGGCCCAGATGCTGGCCTTCACCCGGGCCCGGGTCGGTCTGGACCTGGGAGCCCCGGTACTGGAACAGCTGGCCCTGGTCCAGCTGCTGCGCGATCCCGAACCGGTGCTGACCGCGCACCGGGATCGACTGCGCCAGCAACGGAACCGGCTGCTGGCGGCCCTGGCCGAGCACCTGCCCGACTGGCGGTTCGTCCGCCCGGGCGGCGGGTTGTCGGTGTGGTGCCAGCTACCCGAACGCGGCGCCACCGCGCTGGCGGCCGAAGCCGAACAGCGCGGTGTACTGCTGGCGCCGGGACCGATCTTCGCCGCCGAGGGCGGGCTCGACCGGTTCATCCGGATTCCCTGGACGGCCCCCGCGGATCTGCTCGAGGAAGCGATCCGTCGCCTGGCCGAGGCGTGGAAGGTCGTCGACGCGGCCCCGACACCTCGACCCCGCCTTGTGGTGGCGTGA